In a single window of the Osmerus eperlanus chromosome 2, fOsmEpe2.1, whole genome shotgun sequence genome:
- the ep300b gene encoding histone acetyltransferase p300 isoform X8, which yields MADNVLDSGPPSAKRPKLSSPALSVSASDGNDFGSLFDLEHDLPDELINSSDLGLVNGGDLSQLHTSLGGGVGMGVGGGQDAAAKHKQLSELLRAGAPPQQGATNSPGGGGASMGMMGGMNASPGGPQGQQHPGPQQAGLMQQVGMVGGLNRAAMMGTQKGPNGQPQQGMMGGQVMNGSPRMGYPGNPGMGSNSNMLAETLAGQPMGAGPQAGMRPQQPGALNKMNMMANTGPYGGPYGQAGGQGLGGAGLGPQLQNKAGLPNSLAQFSLDKKTPPGQGMAGMASQQPSGIGGVAVGGAAGVAGAQAGLGAVGTGPGAAPPTADPEKRKLIQQQLVLLLHAHKCQRREQANGEVRQCNLPHCRTMKNVLNHMTHCQAGKSCQVAHCASSRQIISHWKNCTRHDCPVCLPLKNAGDKRNQQSLLSSAGVSLGSLGTVPGGQPSTPNLNPPSQIDPSSIERAYAALGLTYQGNQMPQQPPQGNMANQGLPGQPGMRSLNTMGGNPMGVNGGVQQPNQQSNLLPDAMLHNSMNAQSLMNDSGVGSLGSMPTATPPSAAGMRKSWHEDITQDLRNHLVHKLVQAIFPTPDPAALKDRRMENLVAYARKVEGDMYESANSRAEYYHLLAEKIYKIQKELEEKRRTRLQKQGMMPNQPGMPPTGLPQGPTGMGQPPMATGLPPNGPHAEPSMVRPTGPGQMVNRMQNPAGMNQFGQMGLQSLGQRSTPPLPLGTPLNQMGMAAARMGQPNVGQLQNQYLPPGQFPGSSPGLGAGPVGMNQPGQQGGMAQQNQMSTPPSLPVSSPAAQPGSTATGPGAPPGSLGPPSVGGGPPSNLPPSSNSQPNSHPHCPPIRQNSPSPARSLTPTPHQTPPTLPGSQTPQPHTPNPPQLAPPQQPQQQQPAQQPASQQPQPMGQGMNSEKANQQQQPHGGGASGGPQTGQAQSVPTQNAHVPTQLPRTPLSQKSSLTADGQASTPASVSSTDPSSQLAPPDAPGPAHGESKMGVKQQDEEDAESQGEGKASGKMGKGQADIKTEDKPEIKKEKPSGDGCKGEPMDTSTSTSSTSSSSSSSGTASEDRKPEIKTEPKEEEEGSGSSGTHSSPASAQSKKKIFKPEELRQALMPTLEALYRQDPESLPFRQPVDPQLLGIPDYFDIVKTPMDLSSIKRKLDTGQYQEPWQYVDDIWLMFNNAWLYNRKTSRVYKYCSKLAEVFEQEIDPVMQGMGYCCGRKLEFSPQTLCCYGKQLCTIQRDAAYFSYQNRYHFCEKCFNEIQGESVSLGDDPSQPQTSISKEQFQRKKNDTLDPELLVECNDCGRKMHQICVLHNDTIWPAGFVCDSCLKKANKTRKENKYAAKRLPQTKLGTFLETRVNDYLKRLNHPESGDVTIRVVHVSDKVVEVKPGMKSRFVDSGEMCESFPYRTKALFAFEDIDGADVCFFGMHVQEYGSDCPPPNQRRVYISYLDSVHFFQPRHLRTGVYHEILIGYLEYVKRLGYTTGHIWACPPSEGDDYIFHCHPMDQKIPKPKRLQEWYKKMLDKAVAERIVHDYKDIFKQATEDRLTSAKELPYFEGDFWPNVLEESIKELEQEEEERKREENSTSSESIDATKGDSKNAKKKNSKKTSKNKSSLSRANKKKPGMPNVSNDLSQKLYATMEKHKEVFFVIRLIAAPTANSLPPITDPDPLMACDLMDGRDAFLTLARDKHLEFSSLRRAKWSSMCMLVELHNQSQDRFVYTCNECKHHVETRFHCTVCEDYDLCGTCYNTKGHEHKMEKLGLGLDDESNSQAAAATQSPGDSRRLSIQRCIQSLVHACQCRNANCSLPSCQKMKRVVQHTKGCKRKTNGGCPICKQLIALCCYHAKHCQENKCPVPFCLNIKHKLRQQQLQHRLQQAQMLRRRMASMQRVGQPAGGGGPVGGLPSPGNNGTTAPSTPTSVGTQPPTPQTPTQPSSLPPGPQPGMGPSPGAGPQQGQLQQGQQGGGMPPQHHMHHQFQQQMQQGGGGMMSSPQQQQQQQMMPQVQQQQNQNQAPNPQQLQHPNSLPPYANRPPGSSPLHPQSQGKPGLGPATPPQQQPQATQQQPTPGQVSMPGQQQQPQSGPPPAAVEIAMKIQQVADAQRKMALQRQAAQAAGMMPQHPHHQQPQGQMGMAHPGAVGMVGAQGLPPQAQAAAVAARAHMEQQQQQQQQQGPPGMMVGPGPMQQQAQQANPQAGLPPQAQVQLQQQRVGGPPLQNPQPQWAGQGMPPQPRQAMMNQMGHPGMVAAQQQQQQQQQQQQMQQQQQQQQQQQVQGRNALIGMVQQAGGGVPGGAAVVPGGGNLPQAALQELLRTLRSPSSPLQQQQVLNILRSNPQLMAAFIKQRASKYKGAQGGPGAPGGPGPAGLPGANVMGGQQVNVNAVGGQPGMGHMGQGVNVNMPSMAQLQQVQQQQLQQQQQQQLQQQQQQQQQQQQQQQQQQQQQQQQQRPMLAGLQQVAALQQQQAGNMPGQGPQMANINPKFRELLMRRHLQQQQQQQQQQQQQQQQQQQQQQQQQQQQQQQQQQQQQQQQQQQQQMGNHAQFQQPQPPQGQGYMGQPGMQPPQQGQGPPGGPPPPQVAGGQPGQQQQGYPGTVSQQQAAALQQRLQHQHHLQMQQQQQQQQNAMAGLQAGDGGPGGGVGGPQQQPQPPQGGPQPPSSQALLQQAIHQRLLQQQHLGGGSPAQHSNPMSPQQQMAQSPHPHLQGQALGAGSLSNQVRSPQPSPRPQSQPPHSSPSPRMQPQPSPHHISPQTQTGSPHPGHLNQHHPGMVVPQQQQQQQQQQQAAQQQQNSMDQFGSEQNAMLSQLSGMGGLHGPGGADMLSGNSQDLNHTLDIM from the exons ATGGCCGATAATGTTCTGGACTCCGGCCCGCCTTCAGCCAAGAGGCCTAAACTGTCCTCCCCGGCTCTCTCAGTGTCTGCAAGCGATGGAAACG ATTTCGGTTCACTTTTTGACCTGGAGCACGACCTCCCTGACGAACTCATCAACTCCTCGGACCTTGGCCTGGTCAACGGAGGAGACCTCAGCCAGCTGCACACCAGCCTCGGAGGTGGAGTCGGcatgggagtgggaggaggtcaggacGCTGCGGCCAAACACAAACAGTTGTCGGAGCTTCTCCGAGCCGGAGCACCCCCACAGCAGGGTGCCACCAACAgcccaggaggaggtggggccTCCATGGGTATGATGGGGGGGATGAACGCCTCCCCTGGGGGCCCACAGGGCCAGCAGCACCCTGGGCCCCAACAGGCTGGACTGATGCAGCAGGTGGGCATGGTGGGAGGACTGAACCGGGCAGCCATGATGGGGACCCAGAAGGGCCCCAATGGACAGCCACAGCAAGGCATGATGGGAGGCCAGGTGATGAACGGCTCTCCCAGGATGGGTTACCCCGGCAACCCTGGGATGGGCAGCAACAGTAACATGCTGGCTGAGACCCTGGCAGGGCAGCCGATGGGGGCGGGGCCACAGGCTGGGATGAGGCCACAGCAACCTGGAGCACTGAACAAG ATGAATATGATGGCTAACACTGGCCCCTATGGTGGTCCGTATGGTCAGGCGGGGGGccaggggctgggtggggcagggctgggcccGCAGCTCCAGAACAAAGCAGGGCTGCCCAACAGTCTTGCCCAGTTCAGCCTGGACAAGAAGACGCCTCCAGGACAGGGCATGGCTGGGATG gcctcccagcagccctcaggCATCGGAGGCGTGGCCGTAGGCGGAGCAGCGGGCGTGGCCGGGGCCCAGGCTGGCCTTGGCGCCGTCGGAACGGGCCCGGGGGCGGCGCCCCCCACGGCCGACCCGGAGAAGCGCAAGCTGATCCAGCAGCAGCTGGTGCTGCTCCTCCACGCCCACAAGTGCCAGCGGCGGGAGCAGGCCAACGGGGAGGTGCGCCAGTGCAACCTGCCCCACTGTCGCACCATGAAGAACGTCCTCAACCACATGACCCACTGCCAGGCCGGCAAGTCCTGCCAGG TGGCGCACTGTGCCTCATCCAGACAGATCATCTCCCATTGGAAGAACTGCACGCGACACGACTGTCCTGTCTGCCTTCCGCTAAAGAACGCTGGAGACAAGCGGAACCAGCAGT CCCTCCTAAGTAGTGCAGGGGTAAGCCTGGGCTCCCTCGGAACCGTACCTGGGGGCCAGCCCAGCACCCCCAACTTGAACCCCCCCAGCCAGATCGACCCCAGTTCCATCGAGCGGGCCTACGCAGCCCTGGGCCTCACCTACCAGGGCAACCAGATGCCTCAGCAGCCCCCCCAGGGCAACATGGCCAACCAGGGCCTGCCTGGCCAGCCTGGCATGAGGTCCCTCAACACCATGG GAGGGAACCCCATGGGAGTGAATGGTGGGGTGCAGCAGCCCAACCAACAGTCCAACCTGCTCCCAGACGCCATGCTGCACAACAGCATGAACGcacagag ttTGATGAATGACAGTGGGGTGGGCAGTCTGGGCTCCATGCCCACGGCAACCCCTCCTTCAGCAGCGGGCATGAGGAAGTCCTGGCATGAGGACATCACCCAGGACCTGCGCAACCACCTCGTCCATAAGCT TGTGCAGGCCATCTTCCCCACCCCGGACCCGGCTGCGCTGAAGGACCGGCGCATGGAGAACCTGGTGGCCTACgccaggaaggtggagggggacatGTATGAGTCAGCCAACAGCAGG GCGGAGTACTACCACCTGTTAGCCGAGAAGATCTATAAGAtccagaaggagctggaggagaagaggaggactcggctgcagaagcaggGCATGATGCCCAACCAGCCTGGCATGCCGCCCACAGGCCTGCCTCAGGGGCCCACTGGCATGGGCCAGCCGCCTATGGCTACCGGACTGCCTCCAA ATGGTCCCCATGCTGAGCCCTCCATGGTCCGACCCACTGGTCCTGGTCAGATGGTCAACAGGATGCAGaaccctgcag GGATGAACCAGTTTGGTCAGATGGGACTGCAGTCgttaggtcagaggtcaaccccGCCCCTTCCTCTTGGAACTCCACTAAATCAG ATGGGTATGGCTGCTGCAAGGATGGGCCAGCCCAATGTGGGCCAGCTCCAGAACCAGTACCTCCCTCCTGGACAGTTCCCTGGGTCCAGTCCTGGCCTTGGCGCTGGCCCTGTGGGCATGAACCAGCCTGGTCAGCAAGGAGGCATGGCGCAG CAAAACCAGATGTCCACGCCGCCCTCCCTACCGGTCAGCAGCCCTGCCGCCCAGCCAGGCTCCACGGCCACCGGCCCCGGGGCTCCCCCAGGCTCCCTGGGCCCCCCCAGTGTAGGTGGAGGACCCCCCTCCAACCTGCCCCCATCCTCCAACTCCCAGCCTAACTCCCACCCGCACTGCCCCCCCATCCGACAGAACTCCCCCTCGCCGGCACGCAGCCTCACCCCCACGCCCCACCAGACTCCGCCCACGCTGCCTGGCTCGCAGACGCCGCAGCCGCACACGCCCAACCCCCCCCAGCTTGCACCCCCTCAGCAGCCCCAGCAACAGCAGCCGGCGCAACAGCCTGCCTCGCAGCAGCCGCAGCCAATGGGGCAGGGGATGAACTCTGAGAAGGCcaatcagcagcagcagccacatGGAGGCGGAGCTTCAGGAGGCCCCCAGACGGGGCAGGCTCAGTCTGTGCCTACCCAGAATGCACATGTGCCAACTCAGTTACCACGGACACCG ctGTCTCAGAAGTCGTCCCTGACGGCCGACGGCCAGGCCTCCACACCGGCCTCCGTCAGCAGCACTGacccctcctcccagctggCCCCGCCCGACGCCCCCGGCCCCGCCCACGGCGAGTCCAAGATGGGCGTGAAGCagcaggacgaggaggacgcCGAGTCCCAGGGCGAGGGCAAAGCCTCCGGGAAGATGGGCAAGGGACAGGCCGACATCAAGACGGAGGACAAGCCAGAG ATTAAGAAGGAGAAGCCCTCGGGCGACGGGTGCAAGGGCGAGCCTATGGACACGTCCACCTCGACGTCGTCGACGTCCTCGTCGTCCTCGTCGTCGGGGACGGCCAGCGAGGACAGGAAGCCGGAGATTAAGACGGAGcccaaagaggaagaggaggggtcggGGTCTTCAGGCACGCACAGCTCCCCCGCCAGTGCTCAGAGTAAGAAGAAGA TCTTCAAGCCTGAGGAGCTGCGGCAGGCCCTCATGCCCACCCTGGAGGCTCTGTACCGCCAGGACCCAGAGTCTCTGCCCTTCAGACAGCCGGTGGACCCCCAGTTACTGGGAATACCC GACTACTTTGACATCGTGAAGACCCCCATGGACCTGTCCAGCATCAAGAGGAAGCTGGACACGGGCCAGTACCAGGAGCCCTGGCAGTACGTGGACGACATCTGGCTCATGTTCAACAACGCCTGGCTGTACAACCGCAAGACGTCGCGCGTCTACAAGTACTGCTCCAAGCTGGCCGAGGTGTTCGAGCAGGAGATCGACCCCGTCATGCAGGGCATGGGCTACTGCTGCGGGCGGAAG CTTGAGTTTTCCCCCCAAACTCTATGCTGCTATGGAAAACAGTTATGCACCATCCAACGAGACGCTGCTTATTTTAGCTACCAGAACAG GTACCACTTCTGTGAGAAGTGTTTCAACGAAATCCAGGGCGAGAGCGTGTCGCTAGGAGACGACCCCTCCCAACCTCAGAC gTCCATCAGCAAAGAGCAGTTTCAGAGGAAGAAGAATGACACCCTTGACCCCGAACT gcTTGTGGAATGTAATGACTGCGGTCGTAAAATGCACCAGATTTGTGTCCTTCATAACGACACCATATGGCCGGCAGG cttTGTGTGTGACAGTTGCCTTAAAAAGGCTAATAAGACACGAAAAGAGAACAAGTACGCGGCCAAAA GGCTCCCCCAGACAAAGCTGGGCACCTTCCTGGAGACACGGGTGAACGACTACCTCAAGCGCCTGAACCACCCAGAGTCTGGTGACGTCACCATACGTGTGGTCCACGTCTCCGACAAGGTGGTGGAGGTCAAGCCGGGCATGAAgtccag GTTTGTGGATAGTGGGGAGATGTGCGAGTCCTTCCCCTACAGGACCAAGGCTCTGTTTGCCTTCGAGGACATCGACGGAGCCGACGTCTGCTTCTTTGGCATGCACGTGCAGGAGTACGGCTCGGACTGCCCGCCGCCCAATCAGAGACGGGTTTACATCTCCTATCTGGACAGTGTGCACTTCTTCCAGCCTCGACACCTGCGCACAGGTGTTTACCACGAGATCCTCATAGGCTACCTGGAGTACGTCAAGAGGCTGGG GTATACCACAGGCCACATCTGGGCATGCCCTCCCAGTGAGGGTGACGACTACATTTTCCACTGTCACCCCATGGACCAGAAGATCCCCAAGCCCAAACGACTGCAGGAGTGGTACAAGAAGATGCTGGACAAGGCTGTGGCCGAGCGCATTGTACATGACTacaag GACATCTTCAAGCAGGCGACGGAGGACCGTCTCACCAGCGCCAAGGAGCTGCCATACTTTGAGGGCGACTTCTGGCCCAACGTGCTGGAGGAGAGCATCaaggagctggagcaggaggaggaggagcgcaagagggaggagaacagcACCTCCAGCGAGAGCATCGAT GCCACGAAAGGTGACAGCAAGAATGCCAAAAAGAAGAACAGTAAAAAGACGAGCAAGAACAAGAGCAGTCTGAGCCGAGCCAACAAGAAGAAGCCGGGGATGCCCAACGTGTCCAATGACCTCTCCCAGAAGCTCTACGCCACCATGGAGAAACACAAGGAG GTGTTCTTTGTGATCCGCCTTATCGCTGCCCCCACGGCAAACTCCCTGCCCCCCATCACGGACCCCGACCCCCTGATGGCGTGTGACCTGATGGATGGGCGCGACGCCTTCCTGACGCTGGCGCGGGACAAGCACCTGGAGTTCAGCTCGCTGCGCAGGGCTAAGTGGAGCTCCATGTGCATGCTGGTGGAGCTGCACAACCAGAGCCAGGACCGCTTCGTCTACACCTGCAACGAGTGCAAGCACCACGTGGAGACACGCTTCCACTGCACCGTCtgcgag gaCTATGACCTGTGCGGCACCTGCTACAACACCAAGGGCCACGAGCACAAGATGGAGaagctgggtctgggtctggacgACGAGAGCAACAGCCAGGCCGCCGCTGCCACCCAGAGCCCTGGAGACTCGCGCCGCCTCAGCATTCAGCGCTGCATCCAGTCCCTGGTCCACGCCTGCCAGTGTCGCAACGCCAACTGCTCGCTGCCGTCCTGCCAGAAGATGAAGCGCGTGGTGCAGCACACCAAGGGCTGCAAGCGCAAGACCAACGGTGGCTGCCCCATCTGCAAGCAGCTGATCGCCCTGTGCTGCTACCACGCCAAGCACTGCCAGGAGAACAAGTGCCCTGTGCCCTTCTGCCTCAACATCAAGCACAAGCTgaggcagcagcagctgcagcaccgcctccagcaggcccagatgctgaggaggaggatggccaGCATGCAGAGGGTAGGCCAGCCGGCCGGGGGAGGAGGCCCCGTGGGAGGGCTGccctccccggggaacaacgGTACCAcagcccccagcacccccacctCGGTGGGGACCCAGCCCCCGACGCCCCAGACCCCTACACAGCCCAGCAGTCTACCTCCAGGCCCACAGCCAGGGATGGGCCCCAGCCCCGGGGCCGGGCCCCAACAAGGACAGCTCCAGCAggggcagcagggtggaggcATGCCCCCCCAGCACCACATGCACCACCAGTTCCAGCAGCAGATGCAACAGGGCGGAGGGGGCATGATGAGCTCTcctcagcagcagcaacagcagcagatgATGCCCCAGGTCCAACAGCAGCAAAACCAGAACCAGGCCCCCAACCCTCAGCAGCTACAGCACCCCAACAGCCTGCCCCCCTACGCCAACAGACCCCCagggtcctctcctctccacccccagtcccagGGCAAGCCTGGGCTGGGCCCAGCCACCCCTCCACAGCAGCAGCCCCAGGCCACCCAGCAGCAGCCCACCCCAGGCCAGGTCTCCATGCCTgggcagcaacagcagccccagtCCGGCCCACCTCCGGCAGCCGTGGAAATCGCCATGAAGATCCAACAGGTGGCAGACGCCCAGAGGAAGATGGCACTGCAGAGGCAGGCGGCCCAGGCTGCGGGTATGATGCCCCAGCACCCCCACCACCAACAGCCCCAGGGGCAGATGGGCATGGCTCACCCCGGGGCTGTGGGTATGGTAGGTGCCCAGGGCCTgcccccccaggcccaggctgCAGCAGTGGCGGCCAGGGCTCACAtggagcagcagcaacaacagcagcagcagcaggggcctccagggatgatggtggggcCTGGCCCCATgcagcagcaggcccagcaggctAACCCCCAGGCTGGGCTGCCCCCCCAGGCACAGgtccagctccagcagcagaggGTAGGGGGCccccctctccagaacccccagCCGCAGTGGGCCGGCCAGGGCATGCCGCCCCAGCCAAGGCAGGCCATGATGAACCAGATGGGACATCCAGGCATGGTGGctgcccagcagcagcagcagcaacaacaacaacaacaacaaatgcagcagcagcagcagcaacaacaacaacagcaagtcCAGGGGCGTAATGCGCTCATAGGGATGGTGCAGCAGGCTGGAGGGGGTGTCCCGGGGGGTGCAGCGGTGGTGCCCGGGGGTGGTAACCTGCCCCAAGCGGCACTCCAGGAGCTCCTACGAACCCTTCGCTCCCCCAGCTCGcctctccagcagcagcaggtccTCAACATCCTGCGCTCCAACCCCCAGCTCATGGCTGCCTTCATCAAGCAGAGGGCCTCCAAGTACAAGGGGgcccagggagggccaggggccCCCGGAGGGCCTGGACCTGCAGGGTTACCCGGGGCCAACGTCATGGGCGGCCAGCAGGTGAATGTCAACGCTGTAGGTGGCCAGCCTGGAATGGGTCACATGGGTCAGGGGGTGAACGTCAACATGCCCTCCATGGCTCAGTTACAGCAGGTACAGCAACAGCAGttacagcagcaacaacagcaacaattacaacagcagcaacaacaacaacaacagcagcagcagcagcaacaacaacagcagcaacaacaacaacaacaacagcggcCGATGCTGGCTGGTTTGCAGCAGGTTGCAGCTCTACAGCAGCAGCAAGCAGGAAACATGCCGGGACAAGGCCCTCAGATGGCCAACATCAACCCCAAGTTCAGAGAGTTACTGATGAGAcggcacctacaacaacaacaacaacaacaacaacaacaacaacaacaacaacaacaacagcaacaacagcaacaacagcaacaacagcaacaacagcaacagcagcaacagcagcaacagcagcagcagcagcaacaacaacagatgGGGAACCATGCCCAGTTCcaacagccccagccccctcagGGCCAGGGCTACATGGGCCAGCCTGGGATGCAGCCACCCCAGCAGGGTCAGGGCCCTCCTGggggcccccctcctccccaggtggcTGGAGGTCAGCcaggccagcagcagcagggttACCCAGGGACGGTATCCCAGCAGCAGGCTGCCGCGCTCCAGCAGAGGCTCCAGCACCAGCATCACCTCCagatgcagcagcagcagcaacagcagcagaatGCCATGGCAGGCCTCCAGGCGGGTGACGGGGGGCCCGGTGGGGGTGTAGGAGGCCCCCAGCAGCAGCCGCAGCCCCCCCAGGGAGGCCCCCAGCCACCGTCCTCCCAGGCCCTTCTCCAGCAGGCTATCCACCAGAGgctgctccagcagcagcacctGGGAGGGGgctccccagcccagcacagTAACCCTATGAGCCCACAGCAGCAGATGGCCCAGTCGCCCCACCCCCATCTCCAGGGTCAGGCTCTGGGCGCAGGCTCCCTCAGCAACCAGGTCCGCTCCCCACAACCCTCCCCGCGGCCCCAGTCTCAGCCCCCGCACTCCAGCCCGTCCCCCCGCATGCAGCCCCAGCCTTCCCCCCACCACATTTCCCCTCAAACCCAAACGGGCTCTCCGCACCCGGGCCACCTCAACCAGCATCACCCTGGGATGGTGgtcccacaacaacaacaacaacaacagcagcagcagcaagcggcccagcagcagcagaactCTATGGACCAGTTTGGGTCGGAGCAGAACGCCATGCTGTCCCAGCTTAGTGGGATGGGGGGCCTTCATGGACCCGGGGGGGCTGATATGCTGTCTGGAAACAGCCAGGACCTTAACCACACCTTAGACATCATGTAG